A window of Exiguobacterium sp. Helios genomic DNA:
TTGCAGAAAAAAGGGCAAGGATATGTCGTACCGGAAAGCTTTACACACGGTACATCGGCTCAACGCGAACGATGGTTCCAAAAAGGATTTGATAACGGAACGATTGAAGGCGGCGATACCTTCAAAGCGAAGAATTTATAAGCATAATCAACAGGCACCACTTCATAACGAAGTGATGCCTGTTTTCGATTAATCGTTGTATTGGTTAAACATCGCCGTATCATCGGGAACGTTGGCGAGATAGACAATCTTTCCATCCGCATTGAGCCGGGCGATGTCGGTTCCCTCCTGGGTGAAGACAGAGCCGTCCGCGCGTTTCCCGCAAACAGCCCAGCGTGTTTCCATCGTATCTCCTGTTTCTGATGGAACCCATCCGGCATACATGTGTTTAATATCCTGATTCGCCGTAAAGACCATCCGGACGAACTGTTTCCAGGCATCGATACCGTGCTGTTCCTGTCCGTTCAGGACGAATGTGATTTCGTCCGAGAACAGGGAAATCAAGTCATCAAAAGCTTTTTCATCGGTCCGGGAAGCATCAAATAAATCAAAATAGCGGTCAAGTGTAGTGGTGTTCATCATATATTCTCCTTTTAGTTACGAATCATTTTTTCTTCAATTAAACTCTGCAGTTTTGTCAGATGATCGGGCGGACAGTTCAAATAAATTTCACGGCGGATCGAGTCGATCGTCTCGCGTTTGAGTCTCGATTGCCACGACTGTTCCGCTTCTGCCATCAGGTCGGACAATAAGCAGATGTTCTGATCCTGGATACCCATCAAGTCTTCGAAAACACCGCTTGAGGCATATAAGGATTGTTTGCCCTCGATTGCTTCATAGATATCAAACACACGAATCGTCTCCGGTGACGCTTTGAGCCGGAAGCCGCCTTTTGCACCGGGAACAGAAATCAGCAGATCCGCACTCACGAGCTTCCGGAGCAACTTTTGAAAGTAGGTTGGCGAAGCGCCAAGTTGCTGACTGATGAATTCGCCCGGCAACACACCTTTCTCCGGTAAAAACGTCAATAAGAGCATCGCATACACCGATTGTTCAACACCTGTCTTCATTTGCATGAAACATTCTCCTTTCTGTATAACGTGGATAACTATTGTCTATAATACATCCGGATAAATCAATTGTCCAACAAAAGGTCCCTCACAAAACCGTCACACCTTTTCGACAGCATACCCGTGGCATCAACAGAATGGATTCGGTATACTGAATGTACGATATGTGAAAATATTCACTAAAAGTCGTTCACACTTAGTGAAAGGACGTTTTCTTATGAATCCACTCAAAGGAATTATTACGATTCCGCGTACGATTTTTATACAACTGATGCTGGCCGCCGTCCTGATGGGAGTCGCCGTCATCGGACAATCCTATCTGATTGTCATCATCGTTGACCGGATTTTTCTGCAAGGGGATCCGTTCGCGGCAGTTATTCCGTTGCTCGGTGTCCTATTGGGGATGCTTGTCCTGCGCGTCGGCGTCACGTACTGGAACGGGCGCCTCGGAACGAGTCTTGCGGCACGCGTCAAACAAGATTTGCGTCAGGCGCTCGTCGCGAAATACACACGAAACTCTGTCGAGTCGATGCTTGAAGGACAATCCGGACAAAAGGTCAGTATCCTGATGGATTCCGTCGATGAGATGGACAGCTATTACAGCCAGTACCTGCCGAAGGTCATTCAGACATCGATTGTTCCGTTGATGGTCTTGATTGCCGCCTTCAGCTATGACTGGGTCACGGGACTGGTCATGATGATTACCGCCCCGTTCATTCCGTTGTTTTACATCGTCATCGGGATCATG
This region includes:
- a CDS encoding Rrf2 family transcriptional regulator; this encodes MQMKTGVEQSVYAMLLLTFLPEKGVLPGEFISQQLGASPTYFQKLLRKLVSADLLISVPGAKGGFRLKASPETIRVFDIYEAIEGKQSLYASSGVFEDLMGIQDQNICLLSDLMAEAEQSWQSRLKRETIDSIRREIYLNCPPDHLTKLQSLIEEKMIRN
- a CDS encoding nuclear transport factor 2 family protein produces the protein MMNTTTLDRYFDLFDASRTDEKAFDDLISLFSDEITFVLNGQEQHGIDAWKQFVRMVFTANQDIKHMYAGWVPSETGDTMETRWAVCGKRADGSVFTQEGTDIARLNADGKIVYLANVPDDTAMFNQYND